From the genome of Bacteroidota bacterium:
GTTTTTTGAGTCGGGTCTTGATTGTCAACCAATATGCAACGCGTACGTCCGCCCACATTGTCGGGGCCTTTTTCTTGCCATTCCAATGGCCATTTCGTGGCACGTTGGCTTATCAACGCATCAGCTTGGCGAATGGCATTATATACATCTTTGGGGTCAACCTTATTGGTAATTTGGTTAGCCCTTAATTTGTGCATCATCTCTGCATAGGCTGTGGCTGAACGTTCTTCCCATTCTTCGCCACCGCCCTCTATTTGCAAGCGTGATTTGCGTGGTGTGTAATCTTTGCCTTCATTAATAAAGGTTCCTAATGCAAAGCCCCCTGCTAGTACAATAGCTCCAATCCAAATCGTAATTTTATTCATATCTATTTTTTATAAAAGTGGTTTCAAATTAACGGCATTTTTCAATACCAATCAAACTTATAAATGTTTTTCGCTGTGATAACTCGACCTTACTAAGGCTCCCGACTCAACGTACTGCAAGCCTCTGCTCAGTCCTTCTTCTTTGTACATCGCAAATATATCGGGGTGTATAAACTCCTCTACTTGCAAGTGCATTTTGGTGGGCTGCAGATATTGACCCAGGGTTAATACATCGCAGCCGTGTGCTGCCAAATCGTCCATAGCTTCAAACACTTCTTCTTTGGTTTCGCCCACACCTAGCATAATTCCTGATTTGGTGCGTCGGCCTCTTTCTTTGGTTAGTCTTATTTGTTCCAAGCTACGCTCATACTTAGCTTGAGGTCGTACTTTCTTATATAATCTTTTCACGGTTTCCATATTGTGCGAAACCACTTCAGGCTTTTCGTCTATTACTTGATATAATAAATCCCACTTTGATTGAAAGTCTGGAATTAAAGTCTCTATCGTGGTCATTGGGTTTTGTTCTTTCACCAATCGAATAGTATCGGCCCAAACGAGTGCACCTTTGTCTTTTAATTCATCTCTATTTACCGAAGTGATAACGGCATGTTTTACGCCCATTAGTTTGATAGCTTCAGCTACACGGGTTGGTTCATCTAAATCATATTCAGTGGGTCGTCCCGTCGCTACTGCACAAAACGAGCAAGAGCGGGTACACACATTCCCAAGTATCATAAAAGTAGCAGTACCTGCTCCCCAGCACTCGCCCATATTGGGGCAATTGCCGCTTTCGCAAATGGTGTGAAGTTTATATTCATCGACCAACTTTCTCACATTGAGATAGTTTTGGCCAGTAGGTAATTTTACTTTTAACCAATCGGGCTTCTTTGTCCTTGGAGGTTCGTTATCAATTACAGGTATTTCTAGCATTCAATATATATAATAACTTGTTTTGAATGAATAAGGTTGCAGCAAGGATTAGAATTTTTGGATTTGAAAACCATAACACTATTATACTGATTCTACAGATTGAATTTCGGGGATGGCCCTGCGGATTCCTTCTTCCAATCCTGCTTTCATCGTCATATTGCTTATATCACAGCTACTGCACGAACCTGTCAGCCTAAGTTTTACTACCATTTCTGGGGTAATATCTACCAGTTCTACATTGCCGCC
Proteins encoded in this window:
- the lipA gene encoding lipoyl synthase, whose translation is MLEIPVIDNEPPRTKKPDWLKVKLPTGQNYLNVRKLVDEYKLHTICESGNCPNMGECWGAGTATFMILGNVCTRSCSFCAVATGRPTEYDLDEPTRVAEAIKLMGVKHAVITSVNRDELKDKGALVWADTIRLVKEQNPMTTIETLIPDFQSKWDLLYQVIDEKPEVVSHNMETVKRLYKKVRPQAKYERSLEQIRLTKERGRRTKSGIMLGVGETKEEVFEAMDDLAAHGCDVLTLGQYLQPTKMHLQVEEFIHPDIFAMYKEEGLSRGLQYVESGALVRSSYHSEKHL
- a CDS encoding NifU family protein: MQQELRPRIEEALNAMRPYLIADGGNVELVDITPEMVVKLRLTGSCSSCDISNMTMKAGLEEGIRRAIPEIQSVESV